A window from Vulcanimicrobium alpinum encodes these proteins:
- a CDS encoding multicopper oxidase domain-containing protein codes for MRSLIFALPVLALLCAAVVPTAASAKVRTYYIAADEVEWNYLPLGKDMIKGQVLPTPPPDTPGNTFIKALYREYTDATFAHLKPRKAEEQYLGYLGPIVRAEVGDSIRIVFRNNATRPYSIHAHGVR; via the coding sequence ATGCGTAGCCTGATTTTCGCGCTCCCGGTGCTGGCGCTGCTGTGCGCTGCCGTCGTGCCGACGGCGGCATCCGCCAAGGTGCGGACGTACTACATCGCGGCGGACGAGGTCGAGTGGAACTACTTGCCGCTCGGCAAGGACATGATCAAGGGACAGGTCCTTCCGACGCCGCCGCCCGACACGCCCGGCAATACCTTCATCAAGGCGCTCTATCGCGAATACACCGACGCGACGTTCGCGCACCTCAAGCCGCGCAAGGCGGAAGAACAGTATCTCGGCTACCTCGGGCCGATCGTGCGCGCCGAGGTCGGCGACTCGATCCGGATCGTGTTCCGCAACAACGCGACCCGTCCGTACAGCATCCACGCGCACGGCGTCCGCTAA
- a CDS encoding multicopper oxidase domain-containing protein, whose translation MEGGVPPHGTRVYTYAVPDRAGPGPADPSSVAWMYHSHVDEEHDVASGLMGTIIVTRKGMARADGSPKDVEREFVTMYGINSESDSWYIMDNVKKFAREPDKADPKRRGWINDNLRFDINGYAFGNMPMPTMRVGDRVRWYAMGDADNDFENHTPHWHGQSLLSMGMRTDTLSIQPASMQTADMIPDNPGVWLFHCHFPGHQSSGMVELFKVLPARSTAAKHAPKKPAPMAMAAMHR comes from the coding sequence ATGGAAGGCGGGGTCCCGCCGCACGGGACGCGCGTCTACACCTACGCGGTCCCGGACCGCGCCGGGCCGGGGCCGGCCGACCCGAGTTCGGTCGCGTGGATGTACCACTCGCATGTCGACGAGGAGCACGACGTCGCCAGCGGCTTGATGGGGACGATCATCGTCACGCGCAAGGGGATGGCGCGCGCCGACGGATCGCCGAAAGACGTCGAGCGCGAGTTCGTGACGATGTACGGGATCAACAGCGAGAGCGACAGCTGGTACATCATGGACAACGTGAAGAAGTTCGCGCGCGAGCCCGACAAAGCCGACCCCAAGCGCCGCGGCTGGATCAACGACAACCTGCGCTTCGACATCAACGGCTACGCGTTCGGCAACATGCCGATGCCGACGATGCGCGTCGGCGACCGCGTGCGCTGGTACGCGATGGGTGACGCCGACAACGATTTCGAGAACCACACGCCGCACTGGCACGGGCAGTCGCTGCTCTCGATGGGGATGCGCACCGATACGCTCTCGATCCAGCCGGCGTCGATGCAGACCGCCGACATGATCCCCGACAACCCCGGCGTGTGGCTCTTCCACTGCCACTTCCCGGGACATCAATCCAGCGGGATGGTCGAACTGTTCAAGGTTCTTCCGGCGCGCTCGACGGCGGCGAAGCACGCGCCGAAGAAGCCTGCACCGATGGCGATGGCCGCGATGCACCGCTGA
- a CDS encoding transporter substrate-binding domain-containing protein, giving the protein MRRLGFLSGVAAALAVPPLLAAADGANGTLRVGLTGDYKPYSYLAPDGTWSGLDVDIARMLAKERGAELAIVKTSWPSMTADLVRDAFDLAMGGVSRDDRRALAGLLSAPYMVDGKVALVRAADRARYRSLDDLDVPPTRVAVNPGGTNETFVRTHFTRARIDVVPTNLSIPGLVADGKDDVMITDGVEASLAANADARLAVLDPVHPYTRIEKVYFISKAEPELLAFVNERIARWERDGTFAALRTRWVGSNANNPSQRSAASS; this is encoded by the coding sequence ATGCGGCGTCTCGGATTTCTGAGCGGCGTCGCCGCCGCGCTCGCCGTCCCGCCGCTCCTCGCGGCCGCCGACGGCGCGAACGGGACGCTGCGGGTCGGCCTCACCGGCGACTACAAACCGTACTCGTACCTGGCGCCCGACGGCACGTGGTCGGGGCTCGACGTCGACATCGCGCGCATGCTGGCGAAGGAGCGCGGCGCAGAACTCGCCATCGTCAAGACGAGTTGGCCCTCGATGACCGCCGACCTCGTGCGGGATGCGTTCGACCTCGCGATGGGCGGCGTCTCGCGCGACGATCGCCGCGCGCTGGCGGGTCTGCTCAGCGCGCCGTACATGGTCGACGGGAAGGTCGCGCTCGTGCGCGCCGCCGATCGCGCCCGGTATCGCAGCCTCGACGATCTCGATGTCCCGCCGACCCGCGTGGCGGTCAACCCGGGCGGGACGAACGAGACGTTCGTGCGCACGCATTTCACCCGCGCGCGCATCGACGTCGTCCCCACGAACCTGTCGATCCCGGGGCTGGTCGCCGACGGCAAAGACGACGTGATGATCACCGACGGCGTGGAGGCGTCGCTCGCGGCGAATGCGGACGCGCGCCTCGCCGTGCTCGATCCGGTGCACCCGTACACGCGGATCGAGAAGGTCTATTTCATCAGCAAGGCCGAGCCGGAACTCCTCGCGTTCGTGAACGAGCGGATCGCGCGCTGGGAACGTGACGGGACGTTCGCCGCGCTGCGCACGCGATGGGTCGGCTCGAACGCCAACAATCCCTCGCAGCGTTCGGCCGCTTCGTCGTAA
- the ilvD gene encoding dihydroxy-acid dehydratase has product MNGHGYDAKARSAAITNGRDRAPARSMLKAIGFGDDDLRKPIVGIANTWIGTMPCGYNLREVAQHVAQGIRDAGGTPMEFNTIAISDGITMGTEGMKASLVSREVIADSIELTGRGYALDAIVALFACDKTGPGAAMGLMRLDVPAVMLYGGSIKPGRVDGKDLTVGDVFEAVGAHAAGKIDDAMLKRIEDHACPGVGACGGQFTANTMATCFEFLGLSPVGSASPPADDPRKAKEGYRAGTLVMDLLRRGVTPRALATRAAFENAIAAAAGTGGSTNSVLHLLAIAHEADVPLTIDDFDAISRRTPIIADLRPGGRYVATDVDAAGGIQLIARRMIEGGLADGGIATVTGRTLAEETADVRETPGQQVIATAEKPFKAHGGLVILRGNIAPDGAVVKIAGHEPESLRGRARVFDREEDAMHAVDRREIVAGDIVVIRYEGPKGGPGMREMLGVTGAIVGQGLGGDVALITDGRFSGATRGLMVGHIAPEAFVGGPIALIRDGDTIVIDIENRKLNVLVSDDELATRRAAWQARPPHYTRGVFGKYANEVGSAALGAVTS; this is encoded by the coding sequence ATGAACGGTCACGGTTACGATGCGAAAGCCCGCAGCGCGGCGATCACGAACGGACGCGACCGCGCACCGGCGCGCTCGATGCTCAAGGCGATCGGCTTCGGCGACGACGATCTGCGCAAACCGATCGTCGGCATCGCGAATACCTGGATCGGCACGATGCCGTGCGGCTACAACCTGCGCGAGGTCGCGCAGCACGTCGCGCAAGGGATTCGCGACGCCGGCGGGACGCCGATGGAGTTCAACACGATCGCGATCTCCGACGGGATCACGATGGGCACCGAAGGGATGAAAGCGTCGCTCGTCTCGCGCGAAGTGATCGCCGACTCGATCGAACTCACCGGGCGCGGCTACGCCCTCGACGCGATCGTCGCGCTCTTCGCCTGCGACAAGACCGGGCCCGGCGCGGCGATGGGGCTGATGCGCCTCGACGTCCCCGCGGTGATGCTCTACGGCGGCTCGATCAAACCGGGGCGCGTCGACGGCAAGGATCTCACCGTCGGCGACGTGTTCGAAGCCGTCGGCGCGCATGCCGCCGGCAAGATCGACGACGCGATGCTCAAGCGCATCGAAGACCATGCCTGCCCGGGCGTCGGCGCGTGCGGCGGCCAGTTCACCGCCAACACGATGGCGACGTGCTTCGAGTTTCTTGGGCTCTCGCCGGTCGGCAGCGCGTCGCCGCCCGCCGACGATCCGCGCAAAGCGAAAGAAGGCTATCGCGCCGGCACGCTGGTGATGGACCTGCTGCGCCGCGGCGTCACGCCGCGAGCGCTGGCGACGCGCGCCGCGTTCGAGAACGCGATCGCCGCCGCCGCGGGGACCGGCGGCTCGACGAACAGCGTGCTTCACCTGCTCGCGATCGCGCACGAAGCCGACGTCCCGCTGACGATCGACGATTTCGATGCGATCTCGCGGCGCACGCCGATCATCGCCGACCTTCGCCCGGGCGGACGCTACGTCGCCACCGACGTCGACGCGGCGGGCGGCATTCAATTGATCGCGCGGCGGATGATCGAAGGCGGCCTCGCCGACGGCGGGATCGCGACCGTCACCGGACGCACCCTCGCCGAAGAGACCGCGGACGTCCGCGAGACGCCGGGCCAGCAAGTCATCGCGACCGCCGAGAAGCCGTTCAAGGCGCACGGCGGCCTGGTGATCCTGCGCGGCAACATCGCTCCCGACGGCGCCGTCGTGAAGATCGCCGGACACGAACCCGAATCGCTGCGCGGCCGCGCGCGCGTTTTCGACCGCGAGGAAGACGCGATGCACGCCGTCGACCGCCGCGAGATCGTCGCCGGCGACATCGTCGTTATCCGGTACGAAGGACCGAAAGGCGGCCCGGGGATGCGCGAGATGCTCGGCGTGACCGGCGCGATCGTCGGGCAAGGGCTGGGCGGCGACGTCGCGCTGATCACCGACGGCCGTTTCAGCGGCGCGACGCGCGGGCTGATGGTCGGTCACATCGCTCCGGAAGCATTCGTCGGCGGACCGATCGCGCTGATCCGCGACGGCGACACGATCGTCATCGACATCGAGAACCGCAAGCTCAACGTGCTCGTCTCCGACGACGAGCTCGCGACGCGCCGCGCCGCGTGGCAGGCACGTCCGCCGCACTACACCCGCGGCGTCTTCGGCAAGTACGCGAACGAGGTCGGCTCGGCGGCGCTCGGTGCGGTGACGAGCTGA
- a CDS encoding ABC transporter ATP-binding protein gives MLLELRDLVTRYGAVEALHGIALDVGAAEIVALLGANGAGKSTTLKTISRVIAPASGTVTFDGRSLDGLTPEDVVALGIAHVPEGRRIFPGLTVLDNLRLGATPRRATRAEIDRDLDAVIELFPKLRTLATKLGWTLSGGEQQMLAIARGLMAKPRLLLLDEPSLGLAPLIVTGVMETIARIAREGTTVLLVEQNAHLALQIANRAYVLETGRVALSGPASDLLTSDEMRRAYLGSAVRTRHAEPTSP, from the coding sequence ATGCTGCTTGAGCTGCGCGACCTCGTCACGCGCTACGGCGCGGTCGAGGCCCTGCACGGGATCGCGCTCGACGTCGGCGCCGCCGAGATCGTCGCCCTGCTCGGCGCGAACGGTGCCGGGAAGAGCACGACGCTCAAGACGATCTCCCGCGTGATCGCGCCGGCGAGCGGGACCGTTACCTTCGACGGACGCTCGCTCGACGGCCTCACCCCCGAGGACGTCGTCGCGCTCGGGATCGCGCACGTCCCCGAGGGACGGCGCATCTTCCCCGGGCTCACCGTGCTCGACAACCTGCGATTGGGCGCGACGCCCCGCCGCGCGACGCGCGCCGAGATCGATCGCGATCTCGACGCGGTGATCGAGCTCTTCCCGAAACTGCGCACGCTCGCGACGAAACTCGGCTGGACGCTCTCGGGCGGCGAACAGCAGATGCTCGCGATCGCGCGCGGTCTGATGGCGAAGCCGCGTCTGCTGCTGCTCGACGAACCGTCGCTCGGCCTCGCGCCGCTCATCGTCACCGGCGTCATGGAGACGATCGCACGGATCGCCCGCGAAGGGACGACGGTGCTGCTGGTCGAGCAGAACGCGCACCTCGCCCTGCAGATCGCGAACCGCGCCTACGTTCTCGAAACCGGCCGCGTCGCGCTGAGCGGCCCCGCCTCCGATCTGCTTACCAGCGACGAGATGCGCCGCGCCTACCTCGGCAGCGCCGTCCGCACCCGTCACGCCGAGCCCACCTCACCCTGA
- a CDS encoding ABC transporter ATP-binding protein, translated as MNGLGEAANAIAASESGLLEIRGLIKRFGGVTAVNALDMTVRGGDVHALIGPNGSGKTTTLNVISALYHADGGSIRFDGAQLVGMPSHAIAKAGIARTFQNIRLFGELSVVENVMIGRHVRTHAGFLSALVPGGATAREERATRASAQELLAFVGLDGAGDATARSLPYGDQRRVEIARALASEPRLLLLDEPAAGMNPTETDTLIALLRRIRELGTTLLLIEHDMNLVMSVSDRITVLNFGQHIAEGPPDAIARNPDVITAYLGGTLDAA; from the coding sequence ATGAACGGACTCGGAGAGGCGGCGAACGCGATCGCCGCATCGGAGAGCGGGCTGCTCGAGATCCGCGGGCTGATCAAGCGCTTCGGCGGCGTCACCGCCGTCAACGCGCTCGACATGACGGTGCGCGGCGGCGACGTGCACGCGCTCATCGGGCCGAACGGTTCCGGAAAGACGACGACGCTCAACGTCATCTCGGCGCTCTACCATGCCGACGGCGGGTCGATCCGGTTCGACGGCGCGCAGCTCGTCGGAATGCCCTCGCACGCGATCGCGAAAGCCGGGATCGCCCGCACGTTTCAGAACATCCGCCTCTTCGGCGAGCTGAGCGTCGTCGAGAACGTGATGATCGGGCGCCACGTGCGCACGCACGCCGGGTTTCTCTCGGCGCTCGTTCCGGGCGGCGCCACGGCGCGCGAGGAACGCGCGACGCGCGCAAGCGCGCAGGAACTGCTCGCGTTCGTCGGGCTCGACGGCGCCGGCGACGCGACGGCGCGCAGTCTGCCCTACGGCGATCAGCGCCGCGTCGAGATCGCGCGCGCGCTCGCGAGCGAGCCGCGCCTGCTGCTCCTCGACGAGCCGGCGGCCGGGATGAACCCCACGGAGACCGACACGCTCATCGCGCTGCTGCGCCGCATCCGGGAGCTCGGCACGACGCTGTTGCTGATCGAGCACGACATGAATCTCGTGATGTCGGTGAGCGACCGCATCACCGTCCTCAACTTCGGTCAGCACATCGCGGAGGGCCCGCCCGATGCGATCGCGCGCAACCCCGACGTCATCACTGCCTACCTCGGCGGAACGCTCGATGCTGCTTGA
- a CDS encoding branched-chain amino acid ABC transporter permease: MSRKTLGVGLVIVAVALVPLVVRSDYVLNVMGLAGIYAIAVMGLGILLGFTGQMSLAQAAFFGIGAYTSGWITTHLGWPVWGAMALAVVMSALIGLVVGYPCLRLSGHYLALATIGFGIITQLVLINWKDVTNGSDGMTGIPPPQIGGFVFDTYGRYYYVVLVAVIFCAYVAWRIKTTRVGRALEAIRENEIAARATGIDATRYKITAFVLAGAYAGLAGSLLAHDIKFISPDSYSFDQSVVFLVMLILGGSSSITGAILGAVLLTVLPEVLRPLKSSYIMVYGAAVIAMIVFMPRGLVGLLEAARRRTARRGPPPLGAPAPAPEAA, translated from the coding sequence ATGTCGCGCAAGACGCTCGGGGTCGGCCTGGTGATCGTCGCGGTCGCGCTCGTCCCGTTGGTCGTGCGCTCCGACTACGTGCTCAACGTCATGGGGCTCGCGGGGATCTACGCCATCGCGGTGATGGGTTTGGGGATCCTGCTCGGCTTCACGGGGCAGATGTCGCTCGCGCAGGCGGCGTTCTTCGGGATCGGCGCCTACACCTCAGGGTGGATTACGACGCATCTGGGCTGGCCGGTGTGGGGCGCGATGGCGCTGGCGGTGGTGATGAGCGCGCTGATCGGCTTGGTCGTCGGCTATCCATGCCTGCGGCTCTCCGGGCACTACCTCGCGCTCGCCACGATCGGCTTCGGGATCATCACTCAGCTCGTGCTGATCAACTGGAAGGACGTCACCAACGGCAGCGACGGGATGACCGGGATTCCGCCGCCGCAGATCGGCGGTTTCGTCTTCGACACCTACGGCCGTTACTATTACGTCGTGCTCGTCGCGGTGATCTTCTGCGCGTACGTGGCGTGGCGGATCAAGACGACGCGGGTGGGACGTGCGCTCGAAGCGATCCGCGAGAACGAGATCGCCGCGCGCGCGACGGGGATCGACGCGACGCGCTACAAGATCACCGCGTTCGTCCTCGCCGGCGCATACGCCGGCCTCGCCGGAAGCCTGCTCGCGCACGACATCAAGTTCATCAGCCCAGACTCGTACTCGTTCGATCAGTCCGTCGTGTTTCTGGTGATGCTGATCCTCGGCGGTTCGTCGTCGATCACCGGCGCGATCCTCGGCGCGGTATTGCTGACCGTTTTACCCGAGGTTCTGCGGCCGCTCAAATCGTCGTACATCATGGTCTACGGGGCGGCGGTGATCGCGATGATCGTCTTCATGCCGCGCGGTCTCGTCGGGCTGCTCGAGGCGGCACGGCGGCGGACCGCGCGACGCGGACCGCCGCCGCTGGGCGCCCCGGCGCCGGCGCCGGAGGCCGCATGA
- a CDS encoding branched-chain amino acid ABC transporter permease → MHVDPVANLQLLVSGLAIGSIYALVALGFVLIYNAVGVVNFAQGEFVMFPSYVAVSFLLPATTVFGTVVHWQLPVLAVYALVLMLMVGFGLLFNRIAYYPLRERGWLPVVISTIGVSIFLRNAAQLTWGSQPIVMPSLFTVDTIALGPLHIRPQDVLIIGVTALLIVFQYVLFERTTLGKQMRATAQDRATARLVGIRVGRIVAITFVYSALLGTISGLLVAPLFTVTKEMGALIALKAFAASIVGGFGSIPGAIVGGLTIGVIETFGGFYVSSSYVDAIAFVILIAVLLVRPSGLFGERVAEKA, encoded by the coding sequence ATGCACGTCGATCCGGTCGCCAACCTGCAATTGCTCGTCAGCGGCTTGGCGATCGGGTCGATCTACGCCCTCGTCGCGCTGGGCTTCGTACTGATCTACAACGCCGTCGGCGTCGTCAACTTCGCGCAGGGCGAGTTCGTGATGTTTCCGTCGTACGTCGCGGTGTCGTTTCTGCTTCCGGCGACCACGGTGTTCGGAACGGTCGTGCACTGGCAGCTCCCGGTGCTCGCCGTCTACGCGCTCGTCCTCATGCTGATGGTGGGCTTCGGCCTGCTCTTCAATCGGATCGCCTACTACCCGCTGCGCGAGCGGGGCTGGCTGCCGGTCGTGATCTCCACGATCGGCGTCTCGATCTTTCTGCGCAACGCGGCGCAGCTGACGTGGGGGAGTCAGCCGATCGTGATGCCGAGCCTCTTCACGGTCGACACGATCGCGCTCGGGCCGCTGCACATCCGCCCGCAGGACGTGCTGATCATCGGCGTCACCGCGCTGCTCATCGTGTTTCAGTACGTGCTGTTCGAACGCACGACGCTGGGCAAGCAGATGCGGGCGACGGCGCAGGACCGCGCGACCGCGCGGCTGGTCGGGATCCGGGTCGGCCGCATCGTCGCGATCACCTTCGTCTACAGCGCGCTGCTCGGGACGATCTCGGGGCTGCTCGTCGCGCCGCTCTTCACCGTCACCAAGGAGATGGGGGCGCTCATCGCGCTCAAGGCGTTCGCCGCCAGCATCGTCGGCGGGTTCGGGAGCATCCCCGGCGCGATCGTCGGCGGCCTGACGATCGGCGTGATCGAGACGTTCGGCGGCTTCTACGTCTCGTCGTCGTACGTCGACGCCATCGCGTTCGTGATCCTCATCGCGGTGCTGCTGGTGCGTCCGTCGGGACTGTTCGGCGAACGCGTCGCGGAGAAGGCGTGA
- a CDS encoding ABC transporter substrate-binding protein, protein MKLDRKNFLAAGGAAAAAASFGFPAVVRAAGEPIRLGGIPCLTGSNALLGQQEHEGLTLAIEEINARPGKVYDDRPFELVEEDATNDNQSAVSALNKLLGENVVAIVCPVLSTQVQAMAPVMKTHEIPWMTGGTAVKNTQLGVTSMFRLRASDGITAAAMTNFAVKEKKAKKIAIMHASDAFGTGGADQIVQNLQKLGMTPVANEQYPKDAKDFTAEILKVKQSGADALLMYIQNPSDTAIILKQIRSLGLSIPIVGSPSLANQTAMETAGKDANGAYSAVDFIVGFNSNKATHFLTAFYRKFHHQPDVGTGSGWVYDAVYMLADTYRKQKSTDPAKTIASLKAVKNWEGVLGTFDADGEGNMVHSVSIGQIADQKLHLVKKVTG, encoded by the coding sequence GTGAAACTCGACCGGAAGAACTTTCTTGCTGCGGGAGGTGCGGCCGCCGCAGCCGCCTCGTTCGGATTTCCCGCCGTCGTCCGCGCGGCCGGCGAGCCGATCCGGCTCGGCGGCATCCCGTGTTTGACGGGTTCGAACGCGCTGCTCGGACAGCAGGAGCACGAGGGGCTCACGCTCGCGATCGAAGAGATCAACGCGCGCCCGGGCAAAGTCTACGACGATCGGCCGTTCGAACTGGTCGAAGAAGACGCGACCAACGACAATCAGTCGGCGGTATCGGCACTCAACAAACTGCTCGGCGAGAACGTCGTGGCGATCGTCTGTCCGGTGCTCTCGACGCAAGTGCAGGCGATGGCCCCGGTGATGAAGACGCACGAGATCCCGTGGATGACGGGCGGCACGGCGGTCAAGAACACCCAGCTCGGCGTCACCAGCATGTTCCGTCTGCGCGCCTCCGACGGCATCACCGCCGCGGCGATGACGAACTTCGCCGTGAAGGAGAAGAAGGCGAAGAAGATCGCGATCATGCACGCGAGCGACGCGTTCGGAACCGGCGGCGCCGACCAGATCGTGCAGAACCTGCAGAAGCTCGGGATGACGCCGGTCGCCAACGAGCAGTATCCCAAAGACGCGAAAGATTTCACCGCCGAGATCCTCAAGGTGAAGCAGTCGGGCGCCGACGCGCTGCTGATGTACATTCAGAACCCCAGCGACACCGCGATCATCCTCAAGCAGATCCGCTCGCTCGGCCTCTCGATCCCGATCGTCGGCTCGCCGTCGCTCGCGAACCAGACCGCGATGGAGACTGCCGGAAAGGACGCGAACGGCGCGTACTCGGCGGTCGACTTCATCGTCGGCTTCAACTCCAACAAGGCGACGCATTTCCTGACGGCGTTCTACCGCAAGTTCCATCATCAGCCCGACGTCGGCACCGGTTCGGGCTGGGTGTACGACGCGGTCTACATGCTCGCCGACACGTACCGTAAGCAGAAGTCGACCGATCCCGCCAAGACGATCGCGTCGCTCAAGGCGGTGAAGAACTGGGAAGGCGTCCTCGGCACGTTCGACGCCGACGGCGAAGGCAACATGGTGCACTCGGTGTCGATCGGGCAGATCGCCGACCAGAAGCTGCACCTGGTGAAGAAGGTCACCGGCTGA
- a CDS encoding UxaA family hydrolase, whose product MTFMGYRRANGAIGVRNHVLVLPSVMCANHVVELIGRKVPDVVTVQHPTGCSQVGADFEQTKRTMAGFASNPNVGAVLVVGLGCETNESKALAAEIAARGQRVEVIGIQECGGTTATIARGVELARDLLRETAQHERTACPVSALIVGTECGGSDGFSGITANPALGYASDRVVAEGGTVILAEVPELVGAEHLLAERAAEPVAAKLYEMVERVEARARAMHVDMRYGNPTQGNIAGGLTTIEEKSLGAAYKGGSTALREVVEYAERPSERGLIVMDTPGQDIEQLTGMVAGGAQVVVFTTGRGTPTGSPIAPVIKVATNSSVFASMRENMDVNAGAIVEGTRTLEEVGDEIFGWIVDAANGREPAAEVLGFRDFAINRIGPSF is encoded by the coding sequence ATGACGTTCATGGGATACCGGCGCGCCAACGGCGCGATCGGCGTGCGCAACCACGTGCTCGTCCTGCCCTCGGTGATGTGCGCGAACCACGTCGTCGAATTGATCGGACGGAAAGTCCCCGACGTCGTCACCGTGCAGCATCCGACCGGGTGCTCGCAGGTCGGGGCCGACTTCGAACAGACGAAGCGCACGATGGCGGGGTTCGCGTCGAATCCGAACGTCGGCGCGGTGCTGGTCGTCGGACTTGGCTGCGAGACGAACGAATCGAAAGCCCTGGCCGCCGAGATCGCCGCGCGCGGACAACGCGTCGAGGTGATCGGGATTCAGGAGTGCGGCGGAACGACCGCAACGATCGCGCGCGGCGTCGAGCTCGCGCGAGACTTACTGCGCGAAACCGCGCAGCACGAGCGTACCGCGTGTCCGGTCAGCGCGCTGATCGTCGGCACCGAATGCGGCGGGAGTGACGGTTTCTCGGGGATCACGGCGAATCCGGCGCTCGGCTATGCCAGCGATCGCGTCGTCGCCGAAGGCGGCACCGTCATCCTCGCCGAGGTGCCGGAGCTCGTCGGCGCGGAGCATCTGCTCGCGGAGCGCGCCGCCGAACCGGTCGCGGCGAAGCTGTACGAGATGGTCGAACGCGTCGAAGCGCGCGCACGCGCGATGCACGTCGACATGCGCTACGGCAACCCCACGCAGGGCAACATCGCGGGCGGCTTGACCACGATCGAGGAGAAATCGCTCGGCGCCGCGTACAAGGGCGGTTCGACCGCGCTGCGCGAGGTGGTCGAGTACGCCGAACGGCCGAGCGAACGCGGTCTTATCGTGATGGACACGCCGGGCCAGGACATCGAGCAGCTCACCGGGATGGTCGCCGGCGGCGCGCAGGTCGTCGTCTTCACCACGGGACGCGGGACGCCGACCGGCTCGCCGATCGCGCCGGTGATCAAGGTGGCGACGAACTCGTCGGTGTTCGCGTCGATGCGCGAGAACATGGACGTCAACGCGGGCGCGATCGTCGAAGGGACGCGCACGCTGGAAGAGGTGGGCGACGAGATCTTCGGGTGGATCGTCGACGCCGCAAACGGGCGCGAGCCCGCAGCGGAAGTCTTGGGCTTCCGCGACTTCGCCATCAATCGCATCGGACCGTCGTTCTAG
- a CDS encoding UxaA family hydrolase → MPLAADGSALRLKEDDDVAVALRPLAPGAAVTFGGETVVVAAQIPTGHKFATRPIAGGALIRKYGQVTGRATGAIATGEHVHVHNVEGTRGRGDLAEAPS, encoded by the coding sequence ATGCCGCTTGCAGCCGACGGCTCCGCCCTGCGCCTGAAAGAGGACGACGACGTCGCAGTCGCGCTGCGTCCGCTCGCGCCGGGCGCCGCGGTGACGTTCGGCGGCGAGACGGTCGTCGTCGCGGCGCAGATCCCCACCGGCCACAAGTTCGCGACGCGGCCGATCGCCGGCGGCGCGCTGATTCGCAAATACGGCCAAGTCACCGGTCGCGCGACGGGCGCGATCGCAACCGGCGAGCACGTGCACGTCCACAACGTCGAGGGAACGCGCGGACGCGGCGATCTCGCGGAGGCACCATCATGA
- a CDS encoding FadR/GntR family transcriptional regulator, translating to MDAIAAPRRLHSHVVDALVRMIAGGELSPGNLLPTEPEMSARFGVSRSVVREALRVLGAKGLVEVRHGSGTRVTAPDRWDPLDPAVLAVLRGRGPSAAVLHDLLEARTIVECEVAALAAQRGGRNEHLALEGALDVMRGAVDDPPRFVTGDSAFHLALLHAARNRVLERMTQPMHELLSYAQALTDAIPGVLERALADHETIAAAVVRHDAEGARTAMRAHLAQTQRDVISLSEER from the coding sequence ATGGACGCCATCGCCGCACCGCGCCGGCTCCACTCGCACGTCGTCGACGCGCTGGTCCGGATGATCGCCGGCGGCGAGCTTTCGCCCGGGAACCTGCTGCCGACCGAACCGGAGATGAGCGCGCGTTTCGGCGTCTCGCGTTCGGTCGTCCGCGAAGCGCTGCGCGTCCTCGGCGCCAAGGGGCTGGTCGAGGTGCGGCACGGTTCGGGAACGCGCGTCACGGCGCCGGATCGCTGGGATCCGCTCGATCCCGCCGTGCTGGCGGTGCTGCGCGGGCGCGGTCCGAGCGCAGCGGTGCTTCACGATCTCCTCGAAGCGCGCACGATCGTCGAATGCGAGGTCGCCGCGCTCGCCGCCCAGCGCGGCGGACGCAATGAACACCTCGCGCTCGAAGGAGCGCTGGACGTGATGCGCGGCGCGGTGGACGATCCGCCGCGCTTCGTCACCGGCGACTCCGCCTTCCACCTCGCGTTGCTCCACGCGGCCCGCAACCGGGTGCTCGAACGGATGACGCAGCCGATGCACGAGCTACTCTCGTACGCGCAGGCCCTCACCGACGCGATCCCCGGCGTCCTGGAGCGTGCCCTTGCCGATCACGAGACGATCGCGGCTGCCGTGGTGCGGCACGACGCAGAAGGCGCGCGGACCGCGATGCGCGCACATCTCGCGCAAACCCAGCGCGACGTCATCTCACTCTCGGAGGAACGATGA